Proteins co-encoded in one Nonlabens agnitus genomic window:
- a CDS encoding site-specific integrase — translation MKITLKSKKLKGSRESLYIEYYNGSTVDETGKRKHRRSFEYLNLYLDNSSQERKLQNQNKENLELAHNILSIRKSEHLQGKYKIANTRKKNTNFLEYYTKLKEERFESKGNYDNWDAAGLHLERYCPSHYTFEDINEDFVRGFRRYLDQTAETKSHTRLSQNTKHTYYNKFKACLRRAFEENFLDKDLRKAAKSFEMAESNREYLTMDELEKLARTYCKYQQLKNAFLVSCLSGLRWSDIDKLKWSEVRDESEGCRVNFRQKKTKGMEYLPISQQSRELMGSRRGENDKVFKGLKYGATYNAELLKWCIRAGIPKHITFHSARHTNALLLLTMGADIYTVSKRLGHRELRTTEIYAKIIDKKMKEAAELIPQIEISNND, via the coding sequence ATGAAGATTACACTTAAAAGTAAAAAACTCAAAGGTTCCAGAGAGAGCCTTTATATTGAGTATTATAATGGATCTACCGTTGATGAGACTGGAAAGAGAAAACACAGAAGATCCTTTGAGTATCTAAATCTCTATTTGGATAACAGTTCCCAAGAAAGGAAGCTTCAAAATCAAAATAAAGAAAATCTAGAGTTAGCTCACAATATACTATCAATACGAAAGTCAGAACATCTCCAGGGGAAGTATAAAATCGCAAACACCAGAAAGAAAAACACAAACTTTCTTGAATACTATACTAAGCTCAAAGAAGAGAGATTTGAGAGTAAAGGAAACTATGATAATTGGGATGCAGCCGGATTACATTTAGAGCGATACTGTCCTAGCCATTACACATTTGAAGATATAAACGAGGATTTTGTCAGAGGATTTAGAAGATACCTAGATCAAACCGCTGAAACAAAATCTCACACTCGTCTATCTCAGAACACCAAACATACCTATTACAATAAGTTCAAGGCTTGTTTAAGGAGAGCATTCGAAGAAAATTTCTTAGACAAAGACTTAAGAAAGGCTGCTAAGTCCTTTGAAATGGCAGAATCTAATCGTGAATATTTGACCATGGATGAGCTAGAAAAATTAGCTCGTACTTACTGTAAATACCAGCAATTGAAGAATGCTTTTTTAGTTTCTTGCCTGTCAGGATTGAGGTGGTCCGATATTGATAAGCTTAAATGGAGTGAAGTAAGAGATGAGAGTGAAGGGTGTCGGGTTAATTTTAGGCAAAAGAAAACTAAAGGGATGGAGTATTTACCTATAAGTCAACAATCTCGCGAACTCATGGGAAGTCGACGAGGGGAAAATGATAAGGTTTTCAAAGGGCTTAAATACGGCGCAACCTATAACGCTGAATTACTAAAATGGTGCATAAGAGCTGGTATCCCGAAACACATCACATTTCATAGCGCTAGACATACAAATGCTCTGCTCCTACTTACTATGGGCGCTGACATCTATACGGTATCTAAAAGGTTAGGGCATCGTGAGCTTCGAACTACAGAGATTTATGCTAAAATCATTGATAAAAAAATGAAGGAAGCTGCCGAACTAATACCACAAATTGAAATATCTAATAATGATTGA
- a CDS encoding DUF6266 family protein, producing the protein MGKISQGILGGLSGKVGNVVGGSWKGIDYIRIKPTSVANPRTEGQVNQRTKFAVTLAFLQANKAFIKVGYKNFASRQTEFNAAMSYILNNAITGVAPNFMVDYNSALLSRGLLAGVSNATTDLTFPGEVTFSWDDNSGEGNAFTSDKAMLVVYNPSKNDSIINLSGADRTVGTQTISLPNTYSGDIVELFMAFVSADGRLVSNSIYLGSGTAA; encoded by the coding sequence ATGGGAAAAATTTCACAAGGAATCTTAGGCGGACTATCTGGTAAAGTAGGAAACGTAGTCGGCGGAAGTTGGAAAGGTATTGATTACATCAGAATCAAGCCTACAAGCGTTGCCAACCCAAGAACGGAAGGGCAAGTAAACCAAAGAACCAAATTTGCTGTAACATTAGCCTTTCTACAAGCTAATAAAGCATTTATTAAAGTTGGTTACAAAAACTTTGCAAGCAGGCAAACAGAGTTCAATGCAGCGATGTCCTACATCCTAAATAATGCAATCACAGGAGTGGCTCCGAATTTTATGGTTGACTACAATAGTGCTCTTCTAAGTAGAGGATTGTTAGCAGGAGTTTCCAATGCGACCACAGACTTAACTTTTCCAGGTGAAGTTACATTTAGCTGGGACGATAATTCTGGAGAAGGCAATGCTTTCACTTCAGATAAGGCAATGTTAGTGGTTTATAACCCGAGTAAAAACGATTCCATTATCAACTTATCTGGTGCAGATAGAACGGTTGGTACTCAAACAATCAGTTTACCAAATACATACTCAGGAGACATTGTAGAGCTATTTATGGCATTTGTTTCAGCAGATGGTAGACTTGTATCAAACAGCATCTATTTAGGCTCTGGTACGGCAGCTTAA
- a CDS encoding 8-oxoguanine DNA glycosylase OGG fold protein, with product MRIKSFQEFICSFPYEYQASNISRKNWIRFFPINPLVKEVFNNNEVIAITRKELYDTNKNIELFIVKVLIWGFATGGRGNNVLKLLSEPNFSILVDKLKSYRNADLEMQKIESDMNQISGLAISSITKFTHFMNTTVNGHKAIILDQQIMNTIQLNRFKDLEPLMGVKPTNAVRRYPDYIKIIDQLSIDLNATPDQIEMFIFLFGRTMVIK from the coding sequence ATGAGAATAAAATCATTTCAAGAATTCATCTGTTCATTTCCATATGAATATCAAGCATCTAACATATCAAGAAAGAACTGGATAAGGTTTTTTCCGATTAATCCTCTAGTAAAAGAGGTTTTCAACAATAATGAAGTCATAGCAATTACTCGAAAGGAGCTCTATGACACCAATAAAAACATTGAACTCTTTATTGTAAAAGTATTGATTTGGGGTTTTGCAACCGGAGGTCGTGGCAACAACGTACTAAAACTTCTATCAGAACCTAACTTTTCCATTTTAGTAGATAAACTAAAAAGCTATCGCAATGCTGATTTGGAGATGCAAAAAATAGAATCAGACATGAATCAAATTTCTGGGTTAGCTATATCAAGTATAACGAAGTTTACCCACTTCATGAATACTACTGTCAACGGTCACAAGGCTATCATTCTTGACCAGCAAATAATGAATACGATTCAGTTAAATAGATTTAAAGACTTGGAGCCATTAATGGGTGTAAAACCAACTAATGCAGTTAGAAGATATCCCGATTACATAAAAATAATAGATCAACTATCAATTGACTTAAACGCAACACCAGACCAGATAGAAATGTTCATATTTCTATTCGGAAGAACAATGGTGATTAAATAA
- a CDS encoding DUF5655 domain-containing protein — translation MIIYDYKGDRLSKINIKPFTLEREIQTVFENDLEKIMGLSLIKSELTIKNRRIDTLAFDSHSSAFVIIEYKRAKNISVVDQGFTYLSLMLENKADFILEYNETLKQNLKRTDVDWSQTRVVFVSTGFTENQKTATNFKDIAIELWEVKRYENNLISVNQIKKSKSAVSIKPITSSNAQLANITKEIKVYSEEDHTLNKSDNAVELYETLKDSILNFNEDIEIIPRKKRIAFKGNRIICDILIQKSGIKLWINLKSGELDDPKNLMRDVSNVGHWGNGDYELVIKNTDDLEYIMSLIKQAI, via the coding sequence ATGATAATATATGATTATAAAGGTGATAGATTATCCAAAATTAATATAAAACCATTTACACTTGAACGTGAAATTCAAACAGTATTTGAGAATGACCTCGAAAAAATAATGGGCTTGTCACTTATTAAGTCTGAGCTTACAATCAAGAATAGACGTATCGATACTCTAGCTTTTGATAGTCATTCAAGTGCTTTTGTAATAATTGAATACAAAAGGGCTAAGAATATTAGTGTAGTTGATCAAGGCTTTACCTATTTGAGTTTAATGCTCGAAAATAAAGCAGACTTTATTCTAGAGTATAATGAGACTTTAAAGCAAAATTTAAAACGTACTGATGTTGATTGGAGTCAAACAAGGGTTGTTTTTGTTTCAACAGGTTTTACCGAAAATCAAAAGACAGCAACAAACTTTAAAGATATTGCTATTGAGTTGTGGGAAGTAAAGCGATATGAAAATAATTTAATCAGCGTAAATCAAATAAAGAAAAGTAAATCTGCAGTAAGTATTAAACCTATTACATCGAGTAATGCGCAGTTAGCTAATATTACTAAAGAAATTAAAGTTTACTCAGAAGAAGACCATACATTAAATAAGTCCGATAATGCTGTAGAGTTGTATGAAACATTAAAAGATTCTATTCTTAACTTTAACGAAGACATAGAAATTATACCACGAAAGAAAAGAATTGCATTTAAAGGTAATCGTATTATTTGCGATATATTAATTCAAAAAAGCGGTATAAAACTATGGATAAACTTAAAAAGTGGTGAACTCGATGACCCAAAAAACTTGATGCGTGATGTTTCTAATGTTGGTCATTGGGGTAATGGAGATTATGAATTAGTAATCAAAAATACAGACGATTTAGAATACATAATGAGTTTGATTAAACAAGCTATTTGA
- a CDS encoding DEAD/DEAH box helicase family protein, producing the protein MQTLERQLTAGINMNFIPIEVPSYIHTNLNPAFALRPYQSEAFARFKYVSSDYQQRIKPTQLLFHMATGSGKTLIMAGCILHLYQLGYRNYIFFVNSSTIIEKTKDNFLNSLSSKYLFNQSISIADQQIQIKEADNFQAVNDDDINIVFSTIQGLHTRLNTPRENSITYEDFEDKKIVLISDEAHHINAETKKGKLNKSEKEDMISWESTVTKIFNANIDNYLLEFTATADLQNPLINEKYQDKLIFDYPLKQFRKDKYSKEVKVLQAELDQFQRALQAIILSQYRYKIFENNSLSTTPVILFKSKTIAESQSFFAEFVSSVEKLKPSDIQAIQNSNKGNVIEEAFTYFNANDITIPNLIAELKEDFSGNKCIVVDSKSDSEEKQLIVNSLEDINNEYRAVFAVDKLNEGWDVLNLFDIVRLYNTRDADHKSGKVGKTTMSEAQLIGRGARYCPFKLSDEQELYQRKYDDDLTNPVRVCEELYYHSAYNPKYISELNKALEQIGIKDSRTRELPLFVKEDFKNSDFYKKGILYVNKQVANDRKDIEELNKDTREKERKVKLTTGFTTVSTAFENTTAVIPNGKPKVHHFKDFSMSIKRKALNKLRFYRFNNLQHYFPHLTSASEFITSDKYLNPVKILFTGTEEQVNNPTAEMKLEASVKALDEIAKEIQAGSVEYKGTKSFTPQGIEYTFKDKTLNITVGEGNAEYGIPQSRTTNSALQLDLSTVDWYAFNENYGTDQEKYLVKYIEQTYDSLKARYSDIYLLRNEKHFKLYSFDDGRPFEPDFVLFLKESKKSKPIIYQLFVEPKGQQHIAGDKWKEDFLKQIEQEHKLDTVFENKEFKLIGMPFYNEQLKKNEFDGEIQAIID; encoded by the coding sequence ATGCAAACACTTGAACGACAACTAACAGCAGGTATCAATATGAATTTTATTCCTATTGAAGTGCCTTCTTATATACATACCAATCTTAACCCAGCTTTTGCCTTACGTCCATACCAGTCAGAAGCATTTGCAAGGTTTAAGTACGTTAGTTCTGATTATCAGCAAAGAATAAAGCCTACACAATTATTATTTCATATGGCAACAGGTAGCGGTAAAACCCTAATTATGGCAGGATGCATTCTGCACCTCTACCAATTAGGCTATCGCAATTATATTTTCTTTGTCAATAGTTCTACCATTATTGAAAAAACCAAAGACAATTTCCTCAATAGCTTATCCTCAAAGTATCTATTCAATCAGAGTATCTCTATTGCAGACCAACAAATTCAAATCAAAGAAGCAGACAATTTTCAAGCGGTAAATGATGATGATATTAATATAGTATTCAGCACTATTCAAGGCTTACATACAAGATTAAATACGCCAAGAGAGAACAGTATTACTTATGAAGATTTTGAAGATAAGAAGATAGTTTTAATATCAGATGAAGCCCACCATATCAATGCAGAGACTAAAAAAGGAAAGCTCAATAAATCTGAAAAAGAAGATATGATAAGTTGGGAAAGTACAGTAACTAAAATCTTTAATGCTAACATTGATAATTACCTATTAGAGTTTACCGCAACAGCTGATTTACAGAACCCACTAATCAATGAAAAATACCAGGACAAACTGATATTTGATTATCCATTGAAACAGTTTAGAAAAGACAAGTACTCAAAAGAGGTTAAAGTATTACAAGCCGAATTAGACCAGTTCCAAAGAGCACTACAAGCCATCATACTTAGTCAGTACAGGTATAAAATTTTTGAAAATAATTCTTTGTCTACAACGCCAGTAATTCTATTCAAGTCTAAAACCATTGCAGAAAGTCAATCATTCTTTGCAGAGTTTGTAAGCTCGGTAGAGAAATTGAAGCCAAGCGATATTCAAGCCATCCAAAACTCAAATAAAGGTAATGTTATTGAAGAAGCATTTACTTACTTCAATGCAAATGACATTACAATACCAAATCTTATCGCAGAGTTGAAAGAAGACTTTAGCGGGAATAAATGTATCGTAGTTGATAGCAAGTCTGATAGTGAAGAAAAGCAATTAATAGTTAACAGTCTTGAAGATATAAATAATGAATATAGAGCAGTATTTGCAGTTGATAAATTGAATGAAGGATGGGACGTTCTTAATCTTTTTGATATTGTGCGATTATACAATACTCGAGATGCTGACCATAAGAGCGGTAAAGTTGGTAAAACAACAATGTCTGAAGCTCAGCTTATCGGTAGAGGTGCAAGATATTGCCCATTCAAACTTTCAGACGAACAAGAATTGTATCAAAGAAAATATGATGATGATTTAACCAATCCAGTAAGAGTTTGTGAAGAGCTTTATTATCATTCTGCATATAATCCAAAGTATATATCTGAACTTAACAAAGCATTAGAGCAGATAGGTATTAAGGACAGCAGAACAAGAGAACTTCCTTTGTTTGTTAAAGAGGATTTCAAAAATTCAGACTTCTATAAAAAAGGAATACTCTATGTCAATAAGCAAGTAGCAAATGACAGGAAAGATATTGAGGAATTAAACAAGGATACTAGAGAAAAGGAACGAAAGGTAAAATTAACAACAGGCTTCACTACCGTTTCAACAGCTTTTGAAAATACGACCGCTGTAATTCCCAACGGTAAGCCAAAGGTTCACCATTTTAAAGATTTTTCAATGTCTATAAAACGTAAAGCCCTTAACAAGTTAAGGTTTTACCGCTTCAATAATTTACAACATTACTTCCCTCATTTAACTTCCGCAAGTGAATTCATCACAAGTGATAAATACCTCAATCCTGTAAAAATTCTTTTTACAGGTACAGAAGAACAAGTGAATAATCCAACAGCTGAAATGAAGTTGGAAGCAAGTGTAAAAGCGTTAGATGAGATAGCAAAAGAAATACAAGCGGGTTCAGTTGAGTATAAGGGTACTAAATCGTTCACACCACAAGGAATAGAATATACTTTTAAAGATAAGACCCTAAATATTACAGTAGGTGAAGGAAATGCAGAGTATGGTATCCCTCAATCGAGAACAACAAATAGTGCTTTACAATTAGATCTATCTACAGTTGATTGGTATGCTTTCAATGAAAATTATGGTACTGACCAAGAAAAGTATTTAGTTAAGTATATAGAACAAACCTATGACAGCCTTAAAGCTAGATACAGCGATATCTATTTACTGAGAAATGAGAAGCATTTCAAGTTATACTCTTTTGATGACGGGAGACCATTTGAACCGGATTTTGTACTATTTCTTAAGGAAAGCAAAAAGAGTAAACCAATTATCTATCAATTATTTGTAGAGCCAAAAGGTCAACAACATATAGCCGGTGATAAATGGAAAGAAGATTTCCTTAAACAAATCGAGCAAGAACATAAGTTGGATACCGTATTCGAGAATAAAGAATTCAAGCTCATCGGCATGCCTTTCTATAATGAGCAATTAAAAAAGAATGAATTTGACGGTGAAATTCAAGCAATCATTGATTAA
- a CDS encoding DNA methyltransferase has translation MNLFEHIKSVLSENETFCKDGVLFKNSVVEAGLKLDPKLLKLLLKDDKARKHFFTEIDDITVFDKTKFQKFVSNKQFLPDSFTAFKNRIGLTANGEYLTEANEVVLDFPYKDCVLEGGQTKEDQKRQEIFWNETLAPDEIDRLFEPKALCNWKKYTAKGIETKFKAGNNENYIIKGNNLLALHTIKKTFKSRIKLIYIDPPYNTGNDGFNYNDSFNHSAWLTFMKNRVEVARELLCSNGVIFISCDDNEFAYLKVLMDEVFGKENFIEMFSWKKSDTPSNLPKKSKKVLEYILCYEKNKDNVKYKGFTSESKSSNGLLNKVNKVGILTFPPSIVDTGLANGKYTKGKYGTDKYSVELLEDTEVKDGFFIKPIILKSNFKWGQTKLDEEIDRGTKISIRTKSLSPSYMKIEYEPEVPINYIDSSMGVHTTENAGKQLTKLFGKSVFTYPKSESLIEYLINMVSNKLTKDDYILDFHLGSGTTCAVAHKMGFNYIGIEQMDYIETVSVERLKKVIDGEQTGISEKLEWKGGGSFIYAELAEYTQKVIDKIINASDSNAILKIINCISDNYYIKHNIESNLLSNSIEEISSYSIDELKSTAISLIDKNYMYVNYADQEDSTFDISETDKLLNNTFFSTI, from the coding sequence ATGAATTTATTCGAACATATAAAATCTGTACTGTCAGAAAATGAAACCTTTTGTAAGGATGGCGTTTTATTTAAAAACTCTGTAGTAGAAGCTGGTTTAAAACTTGACCCAAAGTTACTAAAGCTTTTACTCAAAGATGATAAGGCAAGAAAACATTTCTTTACTGAAATAGATGATATTACAGTATTTGATAAAACTAAGTTTCAAAAGTTTGTATCTAACAAGCAGTTTCTTCCGGATAGCTTCACCGCATTCAAAAACAGGATCGGGCTAACCGCTAATGGAGAATACCTAACAGAAGCCAATGAAGTAGTTTTAGATTTCCCTTACAAGGACTGCGTCCTTGAAGGTGGTCAAACTAAAGAGGATCAAAAGCGACAAGAAATATTTTGGAATGAAACTCTTGCACCAGATGAAATAGATAGACTTTTTGAGCCAAAAGCATTGTGTAATTGGAAAAAATATACAGCCAAAGGAATAGAGACCAAATTCAAAGCAGGTAATAACGAAAATTACATAATAAAAGGGAACAATCTACTTGCTTTACATACAATCAAAAAAACATTCAAGTCCAGGATAAAACTGATTTACATAGACCCACCGTACAACACAGGTAATGATGGCTTTAATTACAATGACAGCTTCAATCATTCAGCTTGGTTAACTTTTATGAAAAATAGAGTTGAAGTTGCAAGAGAATTACTCTGTTCAAATGGTGTAATATTTATAAGTTGTGATGACAATGAATTTGCTTATCTGAAAGTATTAATGGATGAAGTGTTTGGAAAAGAAAATTTTATTGAAATGTTCTCTTGGAAAAAATCAGACACACCTTCAAACCTACCTAAAAAAAGCAAAAAAGTATTAGAGTATATTTTGTGTTATGAAAAAAATAAGGATAATGTAAAATATAAGGGCTTTACCAGTGAATCTAAAAGTAGTAATGGCTTATTAAATAAGGTAAACAAGGTTGGAATATTAACATTTCCACCAAGCATTGTAGATACAGGTTTAGCGAATGGTAAATATACGAAAGGTAAATACGGCACTGATAAGTATTCAGTTGAACTATTAGAAGATACTGAAGTTAAAGATGGTTTTTTCATAAAACCAATAATATTAAAAAGCAACTTCAAATGGGGACAAACTAAACTTGATGAAGAAATTGATAGAGGTACAAAAATTTCAATCCGCACAAAATCTTTATCACCTTCCTATATGAAAATAGAATACGAGCCAGAAGTACCAATTAACTACATAGATAGTTCAATGGGAGTGCATACAACTGAAAATGCAGGTAAACAGTTGACTAAACTTTTTGGAAAAAGTGTTTTTACATATCCTAAATCGGAAAGCTTGATAGAATATCTAATCAATATGGTTTCTAACAAACTAACTAAAGATGATTATATCCTTGACTTCCATTTAGGTAGTGGAACTACTTGTGCCGTAGCCCATAAAATGGGTTTCAATTATATTGGTATTGAACAAATGGACTATATCGAAACTGTAAGTGTTGAAAGACTTAAAAAAGTTATTGATGGAGAACAGACTGGAATATCTGAGAAGCTCGAATGGAAAGGAGGTGGCTCTTTCATATATGCTGAATTAGCAGAGTATACTCAAAAAGTCATTGATAAAATTATTAATGCCTCAGACAGTAATGCTATTCTGAAAATTATCAATTGTATCTCAGATAACTACTATATAAAACACAATATTGAAAGCAATCTTTTATCGAATAGTATTGAAGAAATAAGTTCATACAGTATAGATGAGCTAAAATCAACCGCAATAAGTTTAATAGATAAGAATTATATGTATGTGAACTATGCTGACCAGGAAGATAGCACCTTCGATATATCTGAAACAGACAAATTGCTTAACAATACATTTTTTTCTACAATCTAA
- a CDS encoding helix-turn-helix domain-containing protein, producing the protein MNKFGDLIRSKREEKEMLLRHLSAELDIDTAMLSKIERGEKIAKREHIEPLAKLFKIDYDELFSRWLADQVFQLVENEGQALKALKIVQKELKTLKKNF; encoded by the coding sequence ATGAACAAATTCGGTGACTTAATAAGGTCTAAAAGAGAAGAAAAGGAAATGTTACTAAGACATTTATCTGCCGAGCTAGACATTGATACCGCAATGCTTAGTAAAATAGAAAGAGGAGAAAAAATAGCAAAAAGGGAACATATAGAACCTTTAGCAAAACTTTTCAAAATTGATTATGATGAACTGTTCTCACGATGGCTGGCAGATCAAGTATTTCAATTGGTAGAGAATGAAGGACAAGCATTGAAAGCTTTAAAAATTGTACAAAAAGAATTGAAAACCTTAAAGAAAAACTTTTAG
- a CDS encoding helix-turn-helix domain-containing protein translates to MELQHPNKERLKSIENRLEKLTSELSTIKKTALQALLIDNADFLKLMNISSSTAQNWRNKGIIAYSQIENKIYYKVSDIEQLLDLHYRPFKRAN, encoded by the coding sequence ATGGAACTACAGCACCCAAACAAAGAAAGATTAAAATCCATAGAGAATCGATTAGAGAAATTAACCTCAGAGTTATCCACTATTAAAAAGACGGCATTACAAGCACTTTTAATTGATAATGCAGACTTCTTAAAATTAATGAACATAAGCTCAAGCACCGCTCAAAATTGGCGTAACAAAGGCATCATTGCGTACTCTCAAATAGAAAATAAGATTTATTACAAAGTCAGTGATATTGAGCAGTTACTGGATCTTCATTACAGACCGTTTAAAAGAGCTAATTAA